The genome window TTCGAGCAGCGCCTCGCCCTCAGGTCCGGTGGCGAGTTCCAGGGTGCTCCAAGGGGCGGAGGCCACGGCCTCGGCGACGGCGCGGGACTGCTTGATGGAGGTCCCGTAGCGGTCGGCGCTGGTCTCGCCGAGGTCGAAGGAGGCGAGGGCCTCCACGGTCCTCTTCGCCCCGGCCGCGCCCTTGCCGGCCTCCGCCGTGAGCGCGTCCAGCAGTTGCAGGGAGCGACGGGCGAGGGCGAGCCGTCCGGTGTCGGCGGTCTGGTCGAGGCCGAGGAAAGAGGCGTGGGCCTCCAACTGGTGCACCAGGTCCGCCGCGTGGTCCCGGTGGGCTCGGGCGGCCTCGATGATCTGGCGGGCGAACTGGTTGATCATGCGACCGCGCCACAGGGCGGGCGGCTTGGCGCCGAAGATCGTCTCGAAGCGCTGCCGTGCGATGTCCCAGTCACTTTCGGCGGGCCGCGGCTGGTTGCGCAGCGCGTCGAGGTCCTTGATCGCGGACAGTTCGGGCGCGGGGTCGAGGACGGTGCCGCCGCGTACCCACACCCGGTCGTCCATCTCGGCGAAGGAGGCGACGACGAGCCGGGCGAGGAAATCGGGCAGGCCGCGCGGGTCGGGCTTGTCCGTCCAGTCGGTCAGGGTGATCAGGGTCAGGTCCCCGGTGACGCCCTGGGCGCTGGCGAGCTGACGGAAGTGGTCGGCCCAGTAGCGGGACAGCTCGAAGTACGCCTCCTTCTGCTGCCCGAGGCGCAGGGGTCCGGCGATCCGCTGCATGAGCTTGCGGTCGACGGCCGGGACCTCCACCCGCCCGTCACGCGCTTCGGCGGCGGACCGGACGTGGGTGAACACCTTCTTGGTGTCGATCGACTTGACGGCGATGCCGGTGCCGTCGGGGTCGAGGTCGGGGTGCGCCGGGTACTGGTGGACGAGCAGCTTGCCCGCGACATGCCGGATACCGTCGTGCAGGCTCTGCCCGATGGACAGGGTGAGACCGTCCACGTCGGGCAACGCGACGAGGTGGTCGTCGAAGTCGGGCACGACGTCGGCGGCCTGCTTCTGGGCGAGCCCGTACGCCTGCTTGAAGGCACCCTTGACCTGCTTGAGCAGAGCCTCCCGCTGGGTTTCGAGGAGCCCCTTGGCGCGGCTGCGGTTGTCGGCGTTGAGATGGCCGGCGTACTGGGTGTCGAAGCGGTGCTCGTCGGCGAGGGCCTTGTCGATGACGACGAGGCGCCGGAAGTCCGCGAAGCGCTGTGCGGACAGGTGGGCGGGCAGCCAGGCGACGACACGGGACCGCTCGCCCTGCTGACGTTCGCGCAGCCGCCGGATGCGGTTGACGTCCTCGACCGGGCCCCACTCCCCCTCATCGAAGGGGAGGTCTATGGCGATGCGCCAGCGGCCGTCCTCCTGCGGCATCAGATCGTGGTCGGGCAGCTCGTCCTCGTCGGCGACGTTGCCGAACACGATCTCGGCGGTGCGGGAGGTACCGCGCCATACGAAGCCGAGCTGGTCGCTCAACTGCCCGTGCTCGACGCCCAGTTCCTCGGACAGCAGACGGCGCGCGAGGGCGACCCGGTTGCCGGGGTTGTCGTTGACCTGGGCGTTGGCGATGACGGAGTCCACGTCGACGCCTGACAGCTCCAGCCGTACGCCGGGGTTGGCGTCGGTGCCGGTCTCCTTGATCTCGGGGAACCTGGCCGCCCAATCGGCGACCTTGTTCTTGATGATGCCGACCTCGGCGCCCGGGATGGGCGCGAGCACCGACCCGTGGTTGAGCGCGCCGAGCCGCCGGACGGTCAGCTCGGCCAGCGCCGGCACGCTGGGCGCGAGCGCGGACAGCAGCAGGGTGCACACGAGCCGGTTGTCGCCGACGAACATGCGGCAGCGGTGGGCACGCTGCTGGTCGGTGATGGCCTCGGGCCGGTTGACGAACTGCTCGACGTCGTCCTCGGTGATGTCGTACGAACTGAGCAGGTAGGGCCGCAGCTTGGTCTTGTACAGCTTGTCGGCGGCCTCGAAGACGACCTTCAGACTGTCGGTGAACGGCTTGTCACCGCCCTTGGCGATCACCGGGTAGAGGTCGCCGACGGGGATGAGCTGCCCGAGCCGGATCTCGCCCCGGTGGTCGGCGAGGAGTTCGCCCATCAGCTTCAGACCGGTACGGGAGCGCTGCAGCGCGGACGAGATGTGGACGAGGGTGTCCATGAACGCCGGCGAGAACGGGTACGTCAGCCGGAACGACTCCGCGTCCGCGCCGGTCGTGCCCTTCTCCGAGCCGAGGAGGGTGTCCCAGACCTGGGTGCCGACCCGCTTGGTCTGCT of Streptomyces phaeolivaceus contains these proteins:
- the pglY gene encoding BREX-2 system ATPase PglY, which codes for MAQQPPLLRDVIDIKENISTSDFVLSLAEATTPEGAQNALRDYVVTERLLENFDESLALIKSSLDGHRSKAAYLHGSFGSGKSHFMAVLYALLSGDPAARARTEFDPVLTKHEWLTTDGKKFLLVPYHMLGAKALEQRVLGGYVTHVKKLHPDAPTPQVYRTDSLFADIRANRATYGDEAVVRGLGGGDAGDGETDEWGEGFAWTPQLLDTALAAEENHEGSTPLNLRNPSTPAELRAKLVNDASTNLFPGFAKNAVENEHGFISLDAGLSVIAEHAKSLGYDGLILFLDELILWLATLIHEQKFVAREASKITNFVEGGDARRAIPVVSFIARQRDLRELVGEEVSGAAEASIQDTLNLASGRFDKITLEDRNLPQIAHARILKPKDADAERLIDAAFEQTKRVGTQVWDTLLGSEKGTTGADAESFRLTYPFSPAFMDTLVHISSALQRSRTGLKLMGELLADHRGEIRLGQLIPVGDLYPVIAKGGDKPFTDSLKVVFEAADKLYKTKLRPYLLSSYDITEDDVEQFVNRPEAITDQQRAHRCRMFVGDNRLVCTLLLSALAPSVPALAELTVRRLGALNHGSVLAPIPGAEVGIIKNKVADWAARFPEIKETGTDANPGVRLELSGVDVDSVIANAQVNDNPGNRVALARRLLSEELGVEHGQLSDQLGFVWRGTSRTAEIVFGNVADEDELPDHDLMPQEDGRWRIAIDLPFDEGEWGPVEDVNRIRRLRERQQGERSRVVAWLPAHLSAQRFADFRRLVVIDKALADEHRFDTQYAGHLNADNRSRAKGLLETQREALLKQVKGAFKQAYGLAQKQAADVVPDFDDHLVALPDVDGLTLSIGQSLHDGIRHVAGKLLVHQYPAHPDLDPDGTGIAVKSIDTKKVFTHVRSAAEARDGRVEVPAVDRKLMQRIAGPLRLGQQKEAYFELSRYWADHFRQLASAQGVTGDLTLITLTDWTDKPDPRGLPDFLARLVVASFAEMDDRVWVRGGTVLDPAPELSAIKDLDALRNQPRPAESDWDIARQRFETIFGAKPPALWRGRMINQFARQIIEAARAHRDHAADLVHQLEAHASFLGLDQTADTGRLALARRSLQLLDALTAEAGKGAAGAKRTVEALASFDLGETSADRYGTSIKQSRAVAEAVASAPWSTLELATGPEGEALLESLRNVARDDQRTADLREALARTQREVVALLKRNQAAAQPPAPVAPRPTADDLSLNTPTSDPRIPYAPPEAPTSASSGGGSARTAGGRRTTVARAAADLRAELSELAARHPDATIEITWKVVE